A region from the Acanthopagrus latus isolate v.2019 chromosome 8, fAcaLat1.1, whole genome shotgun sequence genome encodes:
- the LOC119024189 gene encoding alpha-1,3-mannosyl-glycoprotein 4-beta-N-acetylglucosaminyltransferase C-like, with the protein MILRLMWKSVDKMRCFRKRSVFPFLGFLITFLLFFNLYMDDGYVLEAEKRQLGETLMHPANSERYVHTFRDLSNFSGTINVTYRYLAGIPLPRKKYLTIGLSSVKRKKGNYLLETIKSIFDQSSYEELKEIVVVVHLADFDLVWCENLVQEITRKFAHHIIAGRLLVIHTPEDYYPSLDGLKRNYNDPEDRVRFRSKQNVDYAFLLNFCTNLSHFYMMLEDDVRCSRNFLTALKKVITSREGSYWVMLEFSKLGYIGKLYHSKDLPRLAHFLLMFYQEMPCDWLLIHFRGLLAQKDVIRFKPSLFQHMGYYSSYKGAENKLKDDDFEEDSIDIPDNPPASLYTNINVFENYDATKAYSSIVDEYFWGKPPCTGDFFVIIFNKSTKISRIKIVTGTEDRQNDILHHGALEVGQKSVDTKQGRQCSSYITLGEFKGGSIEVTNVDHKIGFDIECVRIVVTANQKEWVIIRTISLWTTQPVSQSF; encoded by the exons ATGATCCTGAGGCTAATGTGGAAGTCCGTGGACAagatgaggtgtttcaggaaACGATCCGTGTTCCCCTTCCTCGGCTTCCTCATCACCTTCCTGCTCTTTTTCAACCTCTATATGGATGATGGATATGTGCTG gaggCTGAAAAAAGACAGCTGGGAGAGACTCTGATGCATCCTGCGAACTCTGAAAGATACGTCCACACATTCAGAGATCTGTCTAATTTCTCCGGGACTATTAACGTGACGTACCGCTACCTTGCAGGAATTCCTTTGCCACGTAAAA AGTATCTCACCATCGGTTTGTCATctgtgaagaggaaaaaggggaatTACCTCCTGGAGACGATCAAATCCATCTTTGATCAGTCCAGTTACGAGGAACTCAAAGAGATTGTGGTTGTGGTCCACCTTGCAGACTTTGATCTGGTCTGGTGTGAGAACCTGGTGCAGGAGATCACCAGGAAGTTTGCTCACCACATCATAGCAGGACGTCTCCTTGTGATCCACACTCCAGAGGACTACTATCCATCTCTGGATGGGTTGAAACGGAACTATAACGACCCGGAGGATCGGGTCCGTTTCCGCTCTAAGCAGAATGTGGACTACGCTTTCCTCCTAAACTTCTGCACAAACCTCTCTCACTTCTACATGATGTTAGAGGACGATGTGCGCTGCTCCAGGAACTTCCTGACGGCGCTGAAGAAGGTGATCACCTCCAGAGAAGGTTCCTACTGGGTGATGCTGGAGTTCTCCAAGCTGGGCTACATCGGGAAGCTGTACCACTCCAAAGACCTGCCGCGTCTGGCTCATTTCCTCCTCATGTTCTACCAGGAAATGCCCTGCGACTGGCTCCTCATCCACTTCAGGGGCCTGCTGGCCCAGAAAGACGTGATCCGCTTCAAGCCCTCGCTGTTCCAGCACATGGGCTACTACTCTTCATACAAAGGAGCGGAGAACAAGCTGAAGGACGACGACTTCGAGGAAGACTCCATAGACATTCCTGACAACCCTCCTGCCAGCCTTTACACGAACATTAATGTCTTTGAGAACTATGACGCCACAAAGGCTTACAGCAGTATCGTTGATGAATATTTCTGGGGGAAGCCTCCATGCACCGGAGATTTCTTTGTCATTATCTTTAATAAATCAACTAAAATCAGCAGAATTAAAATAGTGACAGGCACAGAGGACAGACAAAATGACATTCTTCACCATGGAGCACTGGAAGTAGGCCAGAAGTCTGTGGACACTAAGCAGGGGAGGCAGTGTTCATCCTACATCACGTTAGGAGAGTTTAAAGGTGGCAGCATTGAAGTTACCAACGTGGACCACAAGATCGGCTTCGACATCGAGTGCGTGAGAATAGTCGTCACTGCCAATCAGAAAGAGTGGGTCATTATAAGAACTATCAGTTTATGGACCACGCAGCCTGTTAGTCAgagtttttaa